A genomic segment from Aegilops tauschii subsp. strangulata cultivar AL8/78 chromosome 1, Aet v6.0, whole genome shotgun sequence encodes:
- the LOC141027090 gene encoding uncharacterized protein yields the protein MPMLRRVRPRTSGGEDRLSALHDDLILLIVSRLDTRRALSMAILARRWVRIPHKLSALDFRVSDILPPEYERTVALRQRNLPRDATLAGTLDGLKARCEIDTIRSFANGITSFLEADSVHDRHVKTLRLEFFQTYNSICVDRLINVAVGTWGVEDLEVVVRPSSGYDQTRTYNFPHNCLNLRSCLRSLTLGKYCALPPLHNYSMLTKLVLHDMSASTPVNVYETVFRDCIRLQVLYLTSCSCAHTTLVVDAPCSHIRELVLEECSFFVIELRDLPMLVRLACSLTDTSKILFGSVPSLMDTNLSFSLEDDSIVAARWINEFDSFLGMSPTMANLIIRFIGRRTWIGASSPEKKLPHLKRLLVADLPSNWDISWTRGLLMASTFLEVMHIHVPHSETEPDYLRGMHWSKSRNELRHHHLKELVVIGYTQRNIWLLKYIVRVCTSLQHIVLLKDGHVRYTGLWDWRMVGQQTCPWSDDEKMVVRRMMKNFGLRPLPKLILG from the coding sequence ATGCCGATGTTGCGTCGAGTGCGGCCTCGCACGTCTGGCGGTGAGGACCGCCTTAGTGCGCTCCATGACGATCTGATCCTCCTCATAGTAAGCAGGCTGGACACCCGAAGAGCGCTCTCCATGGCCATCCTCGCCAGGCGTTGGGTTCGCATCCCGCACAAGCTGTCCGCACTCGACTTCAGGGTGAGCGACATACTCCCGCCGGAGTACGAACGGACTGTCGCCCTTCGCCAACGCAACTTGCCGCGTGACGCCACTTTGGCCGGGACACTCGACGGTCTCAAGGCGCGATGTGAGATCGACACAATAAGGTCATTCGCAAACGGAATCACGAGCTTTTTAGAAGCGGACAGTGTCCATGACCGGCATGTAAAGACCCTCCGTCTCGAGTTTTTTCAGACATACAATAGCATTTGTGTGGACCGCCTTATCAATGTTGCAGTCGGTACATGGGGGGTGGAAGATCTGGAGGTTGTCGTCAGGCCATCGTCCGGTTATGATCAGACGCGGACATACAACTTCCCCCACAACTGCCTCAACCTTCGGTCTTGCCTTCGCAGCCTGACGTTGGGCAAGTACTGTGCACTGCCACCGCTGCATAACTACAGCATGCTTACTAAGCTCGTCCTGCATGACATGTCTGCTTCCACACCCGTGAACGTGTACGAGACGGTGTTCAGAGACTGCATCAGGCTGCAGGTGTTGTACCTCACGTCCTGCTCTTGTGCACATACCACTTTGGTGGTGGACGCGCCGTGTTCACATATCAGGGAGCTCGTCCTGGAAGAGTGCTCGTTTTTTGTGATCGAGCTGCGCGACCTCCCAATGCTTGTCCGTCTAGCATGCAGCCTAACCGACACTTCAAAGATTCTATTTGGCTCGGTTCCGAGCCTCATGGACACTAACCTTTCATTCTCTCTAGAGGATGATAGTATTGTGGCGGCACGGTGGATAAATGAGTTCGACTCGTTCCTCGGTATGTCCCCCACCATGGCGAACCTTATCATCCGATTTATTGGGCGGAGAACTTGGATTGGAGCCAGCAGTCCGGAGAAGAAGTTGCCGCACCTCAAAAGGCTCCTTGTCGCCGACCTGCCTTCAAATTGGGATATCTCATGGACACGtggcctcctcatggcctcgacATTTCTCGAGGTCATGCACATCCACGTGCCTCACTCAGAAACAGAGCCCGATTATCTGCGCGGGATGCATTGGTCGAAATCACGCAATGAGCTTCGGCACCATCACCTCAAGGAGCTGGTCGTGATTGGATACACGCAGCGTAACATATGgcttttgaagtatattgtgaggGTGTGCACATCGTTGCAACACATTGTTTTGCTGAAGGATGGCCATGTTCGGTACACTGGACTCTGGGATTGGCGGATGGTCGGGCAGCAAACATGTCCATGGAGCGATGATGAGAAAATGGTGGTGAGAAGAATGATGAAAAATTTCGGGCTCAGGCCTCTTCCTAAACTGATCTTGGGATGA